From a single Ciconia boyciana chromosome 6, ASM3463844v1, whole genome shotgun sequence genomic region:
- the ADM gene encoding pro-adrenomedullin — MKLVHVALLYLGSVTFFGVDAARLDVATEFKRKWTKWALSRAKRDVKPSGALRGLGAAADVQPLIRTQDVKEDPRVSHPSSREDAHIRVKRYRQSINSFPHFQAIHPGCRFGTCTVQKLAYQIYQLTDKDKDDTAPASKISPQGYGRRRRSLPESRSPARSTRAGRHPRTQRAQPLAPVLGV; from the exons ATGAAACTGGTCCACGTAGCCCTGCTCTATCTCGGCTCCGTGACCTTCTTCGGGGTGGATGCTGCAAGGCTGGACGTAGCGACAGAGTTCAAAAGAAA ATGGACGAAATGGGCACTGAGCCGAGCCAAGCGGGACGTGAAGCCTTCGGGCGCGCTCcgagggctgggggcagccgcCGACGTGCAGCCGCTCATACGGACCCAGGACGTGAAGGAGGATCCCCGAGTCTCGCATCCCAG CAGCCGGGAGGATGCTCACATCCGCGTCAAGCGCTACCGCCAGAGCATTAACAGCTTCCCCCACTTCCAAGCCATCCACCCGGGGTGCCGGTTCGGGACGTGCACGGTGCAGAAGCTGGCCTACCAGATCTACCAGCTGACCGACAAGGATAAGGACGACACCGCCCCCGCCAGCAAGATCAGCCCCCAGGGCTACGGCCGCAGGCGGCGCTCCCTGCCCGAGAGCCGCAGCCCGGCGCGCTCCACCCGGGCCGGGCGGCACCCCCGGACGCAGCGGGcgcagcccctcgcccccgTCCTGGGGGTCTGA